The Chloroflexota bacterium nucleotide sequence TGGGTGCCCGGGTAGTAGGCCTGCAGGATGTGCGCCGCGGATTGGCCGGCGTGCGCCCGCCCGCGCGCGCCCCACTGCGACATCCCCACGCCGTGGCCCCATCCCGCGCCTTCGAGCCGAACGGTGGCGTGGGGATGAAAGGGGATGGCGACGGTGCTCACCGCGGCCGCGCGGCCTGGCGCGGTCGCCAGCAACACCGCCGTCACGGCAACCAGGCCCGCAAGGGCCTCTGCCTGCCGGCCCGCCCGGCACCAGCGGAAGATGGGGGCGTGTCGTCTCACAGAGCACCGAGTGTACGGCCCGCGGGCACGGGATTGAGCCACATGCGCAACGAAAGGCCGTAGTCGACCGTGACGCCCGGTGGAGCGTCGGCTGCTCGGGCGGCCCATATACTGCATGGGTGGCGTCGCGCAGCGGCAAACACTCATGAGCGCTCCCGCCGCGCGGGGCCCTATTGTCACTATCGACGGTCCGGCTGCCGTGGGCAAGACGACAGTCGGGCGCATGCTGGCCGAGTCTCTGGGCTACCTGTGCCTGGACAGCGGGCTGTTCTACCGTGCCGTGGCGCTGGCGACCGTGCGCGCCGACGGCGATCCAGACAGTGCGGACGATGCCCTGGCGGCCGCCCGCTCGCTCCGGTTGCGCTTTGCGGTCGACCCGTCCGGGAGGTTCGCGGCGCGCGCCTTCAACGGGGACTGCGATATCACCGAGGCGCTCATCAGCCCCGAGGTGGATCGCACCGTCTCGTTGGTTTCGCGGATTCCCGCGGTGCGAGCGGCGATGCTCGAGCCCCAGCGCGAGGCGCTCCGCGAGGGTGACATCGTGGCCCTTGGCCGCGACATCGGGACCGTGGTGTGCCCCGAAGCCGATCTCAAGGTCTACCTGGATGCCAGCCCGGACGTGCGCGCGCGGCGTCGCTGGAAAGAACGCCGGGACGCCGGGGGCCGGATGGACATCGCCGATATCCACGAAAACCTGTTGGCGCGGGACCGCATCGATTCGCAGCGATCGATCGCGCCGTTGCGGGCCGCGTCCGACGCCGTGATCATTTCCACCGATGCTTGCGCGCCGGCCGAGGTGGTGGAGGCCATCAGGGCGTCAATGACCGACCGGGGGTTGATCCATGCGGCCTGAAGTCGAGTGGGAAGCCCGTGACACTCCGCGCCCGGCGATGTGGGCCTATCTCTCCGGGAGAGCCTTCGGTCGCTTTGTCCTGTTTCCACTGCTCTTCGATATGCACGTCCGCGGGCTGGAGCACGTGCCGTCGGACGGCCCATTGATCCTGGCGTCCAACCACGTGAGCAACTTCGATCCGATCCTGGTGGGGACCTATGTTCCGCGCACGACGACGTTCGTAGCCAAGCAGGAGCTTTACCGGGTGGCGCCGCTGGCCCTGCTTTGGCATTGGTGGGGCGCCGTGCTGGTCCGGCGCGACGGTCTGGACATGCGCCCGCTGCGCATGCTGCTGCGGATCCTGGCGGAAGGCGGGACGGTCGGCATGTTTCCCGAGGGCACGCGCAGCCGCGGCAAGGGCCTGCAGCGGCCCTTGCCCGGCGTGGCGTACCTGGCGGTGAAGAGCGGCGTGCCGATTCTTCCGGTGGCCGTCTGGGGCGCGGACAGCTTGAATCTCAAGCGGCGGATGGTGCGCGGCCGTCCCCGGGTTGACATCCGCGTGGGCCCGGTGATGGTTCCCGAGGTGCCCGCGGGCCGAATTACGCGCGAGGTGCTCGACCAGGTTGGCGAAGACGTGATGCACAGCATTGCGGCGCTGCTGCCGGAACGCTTGCGCGGGGTCTACGCCGCGACGAGCGAGGGATCCGTCGATGGCTGACGGCGATCGACAGCTTCCACTGGTGGCGCTGATCGGGCGGCCCAACGTCGGCAAGTCCACGCTGTTCAACCGGCTGGTCGGGGAACGCTCGGCGGTGGTCGAGCCGCAGCCGGGCACCACGCGCGATCGCATCTACGGCGAGCTGGAGTGGCGCGGACGCGCGTTCGCCGTTGTGGATACGGCGGGCATCGCCTGGCACGACCCGGCGCCAGTGGCCGAGGCGGCCGTGGCGCAGGCCAGGGCCGCCGCCGATGAAGCCGACCTGGTGCTGGTGGTCACGGACGTCCAGACCGGGGTGACGGAGCTGGACGGCATCGTGGCCCGCGAGGTGCTTAAGCGCCGGCGGCCGCACCTGCTGGTTGTCAACAAGGCCGACCACATGGATCTGCGGTTGGACACCGGCGAGTTTTACGCCCTTGGCCTTGGCGAACCGACGGCCATTTCCGCGATGCACGGCACCGCGACTGGCGACCTGCTGGATGCCGTGGCCGAGCGCCTGCCGGCCGTGGCCTATGCCGGCGAGCCCGATGAGTTGCCCCGATTGGCGATTGTGGGTCGCCCGAACGTCGGCAAGTCGTCGCTGCTCAATGCGCTGTTGGGTGAGACGCGGGCGCTGGTGCACGACGCGCCGGGGACGACGCGAGACAGCATCGACACCCTGCTGGAGTGGGAGGGCCGGTCCATCCGACTCATCGACACGGCGGGAATTCGGCGCCGGGGGCACATTGACTCGGGCGTGGAATACCACAGCGTGTTGCGGGCCGTGCGCTCGATTCAGCGCTGCGACGTGGGCCTGCTGGTGGTCGATGCGCACGAGGGCGCAACCGCGCAGGACGCGCACGTGGCCGGGCTCGTGCTCGAGGCCGGCAAGGGCATCGTCGTGCTCGCTAACAAATGGGACATGCTCCAAGACCCCGAGCGCCGCAAAGAGGTGGACTTCCACCTCGAGCGGGTTTTGCATTTCCTGCCGGAGGCGCCGTTTCTGCACACGTCCGCGCTCACCGGACGCGGCGTGCCGGCGAGCGTCAGCGCCGGGCTCCAGGTGCATGAAGTGCGGCAGACGCGCGTGGCGACGGGTCCGCTCAATCGGTTCTTGCGCGCCTGGGCCGGCCGGCGCGGTCCGCCCAGTCGCAAGGGACGCCAGGCGCGCTTCAAATACGCCACGCAGATCGGCGTCAGCCCGCCGTCCTTCGTGACGTTCTTCGCGCGGCCCGAAAACGTGCATCCCTCGTATGTGCGCTATCTCGAAAACGGGCTGCGCGAGGCATTCGGATTCGACGGCACGCCGATCGTCATCCGGCTGCGGCCGTCGTAGCACTTCGCCGACGGCCGGTCGAGCTGGCGGGTTGACAGGCGACGTGCCCCATTTCAAGCTTGGCGCCACGCGGCGGTAGGGGGCTGCCTGATGTCCGTGGGCGAGATACTCGGCGCGATCGGTCTTGTGCTCGGCGCCTACGTCGTTGGCTCGCTGCCGACCGGCGTGCTCGTGTGCCGGGTCGGATTCGGCATCGACGTGTTCGCGCAGGGCAGCCGACGGTCGGGCGCCACGAACGTCATGCGCGCGGTTGGGTTTGGACCGGCGGCGCTCGTGATCGTTGGCGATTTGCTAAAGGGGTTTCTTCCCGGGCTGGCGGCCCGCCTGATCTTCGGCGGGGACTCCATCGTGCCGGTGCTGGCGGTGACGGCAGCGGTCGCCGGACACAATTGGTCCGTCTTCTTGCGTCTCCGCGGCGGTCGCGGCGTGGTCACGTCGGTCGGCGGCTTGGCGGCGATGGTTCCGATCGTGGCTGCGATCGCGCTTCCGGCAGGTCTGCTGGCGGCGGCGATCAGCCGCTACGTCTCCGTGGGCTCGCTGACCGGCTCCCTGACCGCGCTGCTGAGTGCGGTCATCTTTTATGCCGTCGCCGGTTGGATCACGGGCTACGACCTGCTGCTGGCGGCCGGGCTCGCGTTCTTTATGTTCACGCAGCACATTGACAATATGCGACGAATCGTCGCCGGTAAGGAGCGACGGCTTCCGGCCTGGGCCGGCCTCATTGGCGGACGCAACGGGCGCAATCGAGGGTCGTCGCTGAGCTAAGCCGGAGACGGGATTCAGGGCTCGAGCGCTACGGGGCGCCGTCCTGCTCAAGCGTGTCCGCCAGCGCCGGCCCAAGCTGCTGGGCGATTCTCTCCACCGCGACCCCCGCCGCGCGGCCGTCCGCGGCGAGCTCAGCCGCTCGGGCGTGGAGCCACACGCCGAGACGCGCGGCATCGAGCGGTCGAAGGCCCTGCGCGGCCAGCGCGGCCACGGCGCCGGCCAGCACGTCGCCAGATCCTGCCGCGGCCAGCGCGGGATTGGGCCGCGCAAGGACAAAAGGCCGGTTGTCAGCGGCCACGAACGTCGGCGAGCCTTTGCCGATCACGACCGCGCCACTGAGGGCCGCAAGCTCGCGCGTGGCTTGCAACATGTCGGCTCCGCGCGGGGTTTCGGCGAGATCGAGAAGGCGGCGCATCTCGCCCGGGTGCGGCGTGAGAATCGTGCTCGGACCCAGCGACCCTAACCGCGCGGGCTCATCGGCGAGCGCGTTGAGCCCGTCGGCGTCGACGACGGTGGGGGTACCGTGCCGTGCGCTGGCCGCAAGATCACACGCCAGCGCATCGCTGCTCGCGCTTCGGCCAAGACCGGGACCCACCAGCAGCGCTGTCGGTTCGCCCAGCGCCTCGATGGCGTCCAGCGTTGCGCCGATGCAGCCGTCGGCGTTCGCCGGCAGTACGCGAAAGGTGGCCGCGGGCGCCACGGCCGCGCAGGCGCCAACCGACGCTTCCACGGAAGCGACGGTCACGACGCCGGCTCCGGCGCCCTGAGCCGCCAGGCCCGCGAGAGCGGGCGCGCCGCGATAGGCGGTCGATCCGCCCACGATCAGCACGCGGCCAAACGTGCCTTTGTGCGCGTCGAGCGGTCGCGCCGGCGCGAGCTCTCGAACTGTGGCGGCATCGATGATCTGCGGTGCGCCCGAGGCGGCAATCTGCGGTGCGAGGCCGATGTCGAGCGCCTCCACCGCTCCCGCGCAGTCGATGCCCGGGTGCAGCACTGTGCCGAGCTTGACGGGACCGGTGGCAAGGGTGCCGGATACGCGAAATGCGATGGGGTCCGCTTGCCCGGAATCGGCGTCCACGCCGGTCGGGATGTCGATGGCGAGCCGAGGCTGGCCGGAGACTTCCGGCAGCGCGCGCAGCATTTCCGCGACCTGGCCGCGCAGCGGCGGCGTGCTCCCGATGCCAAGCAGCCCGTCCACGACGCAAGCCGCCGCCCGGATGTCGCGCGCAAGCGGCCTCGCGTCGCCTGCCCAGACGCGCCAGCGCACCCCGGCCGCGCGGGCCGCATCGACCAACGGATCAGCGGATCGCGCGCGCGATGCCCAGCAGACGACGGCGGCTCCCCCGCGGGCGAGCGTGCGCGCCATGATGAGCGCATCGCCGCCGTTGTCGCCGGGGCCGACCAGGGCCGCGATCACGCGCCCGCGCAGTGGACCAACGCGGCGGTGAACCGCAACGGCGAGCGCCATCCCCGCACGATGCATCAAGTCGATCTCAGGCGCCGTCGCCGACTCGAGTCGCCGCATGCCGGCGACGTCCACCACGCGGTCGAAGGCCGCTCCCGACGTCCGCACCACAGCCTGCGGTCGCGTCACGGGCCGCTGAGCGCCACGACGAAGGCGATGGCCTGATCGCGGCTGTGGGTGAGGCTGATGTCGAGGTCGGTGATGCCGAGCTCGGCTGCCCGTCGCTCGGCGGCGCCGTAGAGGCGCACGAGCGGCTTGCCGCGCGGATCGTTCACGACCTCGATCTCCTTCCACAGCACGCCGCGCATGCCCGTGCCCAGCGCCTTGGACACGGCTTCCTTGGCCGCAAAGCGCGCGGCCAGCTCGTCCGCGCGCCCGCGGCATCTCGCCTGCTCGGCGGGCGTGTAGATGCGGTTGAGAAACCGCGAGCCATAGCGGCGGTGCGCCTGGCGGATGCGCTCGATCTCGATCAGGTCGACGCCGGTGCGGACGCGATGGCCGCTCACGGTCGTCTCAGTGCCCGGTTATTTCAACGCGGCGAATCGAGGAGTCGTACTCCCAACCGCTGCCGAGCAACTCGATTCGGCGCAGCTTCACGGGCGGCGGCTGCAGGGCCCCGAGAAGATCGTCCACGTCGAGCGTGGTCCATTGGCCGCGGGGTACCTGCTGACCCAGCTTCACGCTGAGACCGTCATCGTTCTGGTGGTAGAACCCCGCGCCCCAGATCTGCTCGCCGCCTTGATCGTCCACATAGACCAAGCGAACCATCAGCGGATACTCGGTACCGGCCGTGCCGCCGCCGGACAGGCTCTGAGCGTCCGTCCGCGCTTCCAGACGCAACCGCAGGGTCATGAGATCACGCGTATCGATGTCGAGCAGCTGCATGACGCCACTCTCGCCGTGCCGATCAATCGGAATGCCCTCGCTGGAGCGCACAAAGCGGAGGGTTCCGTCGAAAACTTCAACCCGGCCCGCCGGCCCGGCCTCGGTGTCGAAGAAGCTCCACCACGGACCGTTGCCGATGTCGGTGGCGAACAGCGAGTCTTGGATCAGGTCTCGCTCGATCGGCAGCGGCCCAACGAGGCCGGAGGCCATGCTGAACTCCGCCCGCGATTGACTGGTGAGGTGAAGCGAGCGACTGCCAAGGCTCAGGCTGGCCTCACCGACGCGCACCGCCACGTGGCTAGGGCCTTCGACCGGGCGCTCGACGAGGTAGCTCCCCTCCGCGAGGTCCAGTCGACCATCGTCGACGAGCACCGTGATCGCGCGGTCGGGGATTCGCGGGTGCCGGCTCACGCCGATGCGCACGTGCCCGGTGAACAGCCGCACGACCGAGTCTTGCGAGCGCTCGTTGAATCGTCCGAATTGCATGCGTTGGAGGGCCAGCTCGGTCTCGTTATAAAGCAGCAGGGTGCTTCCGTCGGGAAGGCTCACGAGCACGCGGGAGCGGTCATCCGTTCGAAGCCGCGTTCCCTCGGGCAGGTCGGCCGTCGGCGCGAGCTGACGCCACGTGGCGGCTGCGGGCGGCTGAAAGAGCACGGTTCCCTCGAGGACGACAGCTCGGCTGCCCCGCGCTTCTTGCACCAGGCCAAGCGCCGCGCCGATCCCACGCGGCACAAAGACCGCCAGCGCAACGCAGACAACGAGCGACGCGATGAGCGCGACCCACGCGAGCCGCTGCATGCCGCGGTAGGCCTCAGTCTCGCGGGCTGCCTGGCGTGACGCTATTTCCGTCTCCGTGCGCATTTGCGCATTTTAGGTTCGAATTGAAAAGCCCGTGAATTCACCGGTTTCCGCCGGCCAAGCGGCGTCGATCTGCACCACGCGAGCACCGGGCGGGCCGACGCGCAACTGCCCGAGCAGTGATTCGAGGTCTTCCCGACGGCCCTCGGCGCAGACTTCGACTGAGTGTCCGTCGGCTCGATTACGGACGTATCCGCCTAGGCCGAGTCGCCGACCTTGCGTTTGGACGAAGTAGCGAAACGCGACACCCTGCACCCGGCCATACACCGTCGCGGCAAGGCGAGGCACGCCGGCCTTAGAGCAGCGAGCCCTGCTGCGTGCCGGAGTCGCCCTTGGTGAATCCCAGGTGCTCGTAGGCCTTGGGAGTGGCGACGCGGCCGCGAGACGTCCGCGCCAGGAAGCCGGCTTGCAGCAGGTATGGCTCGTAGTGGGACTCCAAGGTCGTGACTTCCTCGGCCACCGTGGCGGCCAGGGATTGAAGACCGACGGGGCCGCCAGCGTAGGACTCGATGATGGTGGTCAAGATTCGGCGGTCCATGCTGTCGAGGCCATGGGGATCGACGCCCATGTCTTCGAGCGCCTGGTTGGCCACGGCCTGGGTTACCACGCCGTCCGCCTCGACCTCGGCAAAGTCGCGCACGCGGCGCAGCAGCCGGTTGCAGACTCGCGCCGTGCCGCGCGCCCGCCGCGCAATCGCCGCGGCCCCGGCGGGCACGACGTGGACGCCGAGAATCCTCGCCGAGCGCCGCACGATCTGGGCGCACTCGTCGGGCGAGTAGAAGTCGAGGCGATAGGACTCGCCGAAACGATCGCTCAGCGCCGGCGTGAGCTGGCCGTGCCTCGTCGTGGCGCCAACGACGGTGAACCGCGGCAGGTCGAGCCGATAGGTGCGTGCGTGCGGCTTGCCTGCGCCGACCACGATGTCCAGCGCGAAGTCCTCCATGGCGGGATAGAGGATCTCCTCGACCGTCTTTCCCAGCCGGTGAATCTCATCGATGAACAGGACCTCGCCGGGTTCCATGCTGCTCAAGGTGGCGGCGAGATCGCCGGGGCGTTCGAGCGCCGGCCCGGACGTGACGTGCAGCCGGCCTTCCATCTCGGTGGCGATGATGTTGGCCAGGGTGGTCTTGCCCAGGCCCGGAGGTCCGGCGAGCAAGATGTGGTCGATGGGCTCGCCGCGTTGCAGTGCCGCGGCGATCATCAGGCGCAGGCCGCGCTTGACGCGCGGCTGCCCGATGAACTCGTCGTCCGCGAGGCTGACGGGGCGGAGGGTGGTTTCGAGACTGCGATCCTCACCGCCGGCATCGGCGGCGACGATGCGTTCGGTCACGGTGTGACCCGCATGCCGAGGATGCGCAACGCCGCGGCGATGCGATCCGCCACGTCCAGGTCTTCTCCGGCGATCTGCTCGAGCGCCAGCTGCGCCTCGACACGCGTGTAGCCGAGCCCGACCAGCGCGTCGAGCGCCTCATCGGCTCCCGTCGGTCCCAGTCGAATCCCCGGCTCGGGAACCAGCTTGCCCCGCAGCTCGAGAATGATGCGGTTGGCCAGCTTGCGCCCGATGCCCGAGACCGCCTGGAATGGACGGGGATCTTCCTCGTCGAGGGCCTGCACGATGCGGTCCACCGGATGACTGGAGAGCACCCGCACGGCCATCCGCGGCCCCACGCCGGTGACGTCAAGCAGGTGGCGATACGTCTCCAACTCCTGCGCGGAGCCGAAGCCGGCAAGAATTGCCCCGTCAGACGCGATGTGGGTGTGCGTGTGGAGTTCCACCGGCTGCCCGGGCGACCGGCGCGCCCGCGCCGGAACCACGACTTCCAATCCGAGACCCGTGCCGTGGACCTTTATGACCAGCGAGTCGTCGCCGGTGCGGATGACCAGACCCTCCAGGTAGCCGATCATCGGACGCCCAGGGTGCGCTCGAGCGTGCGCGCGCGGATCGAGTGCTGGTGGCAGATCGCCGTCGCCAGCGCGTCGGCGGCGTGGTCGGAGGTCGGTGGCGCGGCCATGCGCAGCAGCCGGACCACCATGGCTTGCACGGCGTCCTTCTCGGCGGCGCCGTAGCCGGCCACGGCGAGCTTGATTTCCTTCGGCGCATACTCTTCCACCGACAGCCCACGGTCGGCCGCCACCAGGTGAACCACGCCCGTGGCATAGGCGACCTGCGCGGCGGTTGTCAGTCGGCGGGCATACCCCAAGCGCTCGAGCGCAATGTCGGTGACCGGATATCGCTCGACAAGCTCCGCGAGCGCGTCGCGGATGGTGGCCAGGCGGGTTCCGAGCGGGTCCTTGGCCCGCGTGGTGATGCACCCCGAGTCCAAGGCCCTCGCCTGGTGCGGTCCCGCGACGATTCCGAAGCCACAGCGCGCCGTCCCGGGATCGATACCCAGCGTCACCCGATCAGGCATGCCGGCCGAATCGCGTGAGGACGCTAGGAGGCCAGCTGCGCGAGCAGGTCGTCGCTGATCTCCAACGTGGTGTAGACGCGCTGCACGTCGTCGAGTTCCTCCAACGCTTCCGCCATGCGCATGGCCTGCGCCGCCTTGGCGGCCTCCAACGGCATCGGCGTGGTCGGCTCATGGACCAAATCAGCGGAGGTGATCCGGTACCCGGCGTCGCTGAGCTCGCGGCGCATGCGCGCCAGGTCCGCCGCCGGCGTGGACACGTGCACCGTGCCGTTGGCCGCCTCGACGTCCAGGGCGCCGGCGTCGATGGCCGTCAACTCGATTTCCTCTGGATCGGCGTCCCCAACCGCAACCGCCAGGCTGCCGCGCGCCTCGAACTGCCACGCCACCGAGCCGGAGTCGGCAAACCGGCCCCCGAGACTTCCTACGGCGTTGCGCACCTCCGCGACGGCGCGATTGCGATTGTCCGTGACCACTTCGATCAGCAGCCCGACGCCCGCGGGACCGTAGGCCTCGTAGGTGAGCTCGATTAGCGAGGCGCCCTCACCGGGACCGCCGCCGGCGCCGCGCTGGATCGAGCGCTCGATCGTGTCCTTGGGCATGTTCGCGGCACGGGCTTTGGCGAGCGCCTGCTCGAGCCGGAAGTTTCCGCTGGGGTCGGGGCCGCCGTCTTGCACGGCCACCGTGATCTCGCGCCCGATCTTGGTGTAGAGCTGCCCGCGCTTTGCGTCGTTCGCGGCTTTCTGGCGCTTGATTTGCGACCACTTGGAATGGCCGGACATTGCCTGCACCCCCAGGGAGCCGCGCGGGATTTCTCGAAGTATAGGATAGCGTTGTTCGCTGTTTGTGCGTACCTTCCGTCACCGCGGCCGGGCGCGGGCTATGCTGGCGCGGAGTCACCGGAGCCCCAGCCAATGACGCAGGAATCAACGTTGCCTCGCGCCGCATCCGCGGCCCTGTTCGATCGCGCGCGACAGGTGATCCCGGGCGGAGTCAATACGTCGCTGCGAAAGGTCGAGCCGCAGATCGTCTGGTCCGGAGCGGAGGGCGCCTACCTCCACGACGTGGACGGCAACAGCTACCTCGACTACAACGCCGCGTTCGGCCCGATCATCCTGGGGCACGCGCATCCGGGCGTGGCCGCCGGGGTGGCCGAGCAGCAGCGCACGCTGGACCTCACGGGAATCGGGACCAGCGAGCTGGAGATCCAGGCGGCCGAAAAGGTCGTGGAGCACGTGCCGTCGGCCGAGCAGGTGCTGTTTTGCACGTCGGGCTCCGAGGCCACCTACCACGCGGTGCGGGTGGCGCGCGGGGCCACGGGCCGCCGGGCCATCGTCAAGTTCCAGGGGCACTTTCACGGCTGGCACGACCACCTGCTCGCCAACGTCATCTCGCCGCCCGACCGCGTGGGCCGGCTGGACCCGCTGTCGTCCGGCATCCTGCCGGACGTTCACGCCGAGCTGATCGTGCTGGAATGGAACGACCTGGAGGAGTTGGAGCGACTGATGGCCGAGCGCGGCCAGGAGATCGCGGCCGTGATCCTGGAACCCATTCCCCACGCGATCGGCGTGGTGATGCCCGAGCAGGAGTTCCTCACTCGCCTGCGAGCGCTGACCCGTGAACATGGGGTCGTGTTGGTGTTCGACGAGGTGGTCACGGGCTTTCGGCACGCGCTGGGCGGTTTTCAGGCCATCACAGGCATCACCCCGGACCTGACCACGCTGGGCAAGGCCATGGCGAACGGCTACCCCTGTGCGGCGATCTGCGGCCGGCGCGACCTGATGCAGCACTTCAACACGTCGGACGGCGACGTGTTCTTCTCGGGCACGTTCAACGGGCACCCGCTGGCGATGGCGGCTTGCCTGTCCACCATCGAGGCGCTTGAGCAGCCGGGGCTCTACGAAAGGCTGTTCGACCTGGGCGAGCGCATGCGGCGGGGGCTCGACGACATCATTCAGCGGCTGGGCATCGAGGCGTTCGCCAGCCAGTTCGGCTCGGTGTTCGTGACCTACTTCATGTCCCCGCCGGCCAACTCGTACCGCGACCTGCTGCGCAACGACGACGAGATGTACATCGACTTTCACCGCGGCATGCTGGAGCGCGGCTTCTACATGCTGCCGATGGCCCTCAAGCGCAACCACATCTCGGCGGCGCACACGGAAAGCGACATCGACCGCACGCTGGAGGCGGCCGACGACGTCCTGACGGCGCTGGCGCAGGGCCGGCCCGTCACGCGGTAGCGGCCGCCAAACGCGTCTGCCCTCGAGTAGGGGCGGGTTTCAAATCCGCCCCTACCGTGGTCTTCAGCGGTATTCGCCCGCAGGCCCCAGCTCGTCCTCGATTTCGCAGATCAGCTCGATCAGCTCGTCCGCGACCCGTTCGTGATGCGCGTCGAACGGCATGATCGGCTCGCGCACCCGGGTGGTGGCGAATAGGCCGCGACGGACGCAGTAGCGCTTGTAGAAGTGGATCGAGATGTCGATGTACTGGTGCGCGAAGGCCAGGAACGGCACCACGCGGTGAAACAGCTCGCGCGCATCGTCCCGGCGACCGGCGCGGTGCAACCGAAAGATGTGCACGAACGGCCGGTTGATGGCGGTGGTGGTTGTGAAGTGCGTGCCGCGATCGAGGGCCTCGATGAACTGCGGCAGCGACCAGCCGCAGCCAATGGTGAGCCGGTTATCGGTCGCGGCGATGAGCTCGGAAGTCTTGGCGCCGGAGGGCACGGTCTCCAGCTTCAGGCAGCGGAAGGCATCCAACTCGTCCCATAGCTGCATGAGCGTGCGGCGGGCCA carries:
- the acpS gene encoding holo-ACP synthase, translated to MSGHRVRTGVDLIEIERIRQAHRRYGSRFLNRIYTPAEQARCRGRADELAARFAAKEAVSKALGTGMRGVLWKEIEVVNDPRGKPLVRLYGAAERRAAELGITDLDISLTHSRDQAIAFVVALSGP
- a CDS encoding acylphosphatase; the protein is MPRLAATVYGRVQGVAFRYFVQTQGRRLGLGGYVRNRADGHSVEVCAEGRREDLESLLGQLRVGPPGARVVQIDAAWPAETGEFTGFSIRT
- a CDS encoding FecR domain-containing protein, which encodes MRTETEIASRQAARETEAYRGMQRLAWVALIASLVVCVALAVFVPRGIGAALGLVQEARGSRAVVLEGTVLFQPPAAATWRQLAPTADLPEGTRLRTDDRSRVLVSLPDGSTLLLYNETELALQRMQFGRFNERSQDSVVRLFTGHVRIGVSRHPRIPDRAITVLVDDGRLDLAEGSYLVERPVEGPSHVAVRVGEASLSLGSRSLHLTSQSRAEFSMASGLVGPLPIERDLIQDSLFATDIGNGPWWSFFDTEAGPAGRVEVFDGTLRFVRSSEGIPIDRHGESGVMQLLDIDTRDLMTLRLRLEARTDAQSLSGGGTAGTEYPLMVRLVYVDDQGGEQIWGAGFYHQNDDGLSVKLGQQVPRGQWTTLDVDDLLGALQPPPVKLRRIELLGSGWEYDSSIRRVEITGH
- the der gene encoding ribosome biogenesis GTPase Der; amino-acid sequence: MADGDRQLPLVALIGRPNVGKSTLFNRLVGERSAVVEPQPGTTRDRIYGELEWRGRAFAVVDTAGIAWHDPAPVAEAAVAQARAAADEADLVLVVTDVQTGVTELDGIVAREVLKRRRPHLLVVNKADHMDLRLDTGEFYALGLGEPTAISAMHGTATGDLLDAVAERLPAVAYAGEPDELPRLAIVGRPNVGKSSLLNALLGETRALVHDAPGTTRDSIDTLLEWEGRSIRLIDTAGIRRRGHIDSGVEYHSVLRAVRSIQRCDVGLLVVDAHEGATAQDAHVAGLVLEAGKGIVVLANKWDMLQDPERRKEVDFHLERVLHFLPEAPFLHTSALTGRGVPASVSAGLQVHEVRQTRVATGPLNRFLRAWAGRRGPPSRKGRQARFKYATQIGVSPPSFVTFFARPENVHPSYVRYLENGLREAFGFDGTPIVIRLRPS
- the ruvB gene encoding Holliday junction branch migration DNA helicase RuvB gives rise to the protein MTERIVAADAGGEDRSLETTLRPVSLADDEFIGQPRVKRGLRLMIAAALQRGEPIDHILLAGPPGLGKTTLANIIATEMEGRLHVTSGPALERPGDLAATLSSMEPGEVLFIDEIHRLGKTVEEILYPAMEDFALDIVVGAGKPHARTYRLDLPRFTVVGATTRHGQLTPALSDRFGESYRLDFYSPDECAQIVRRSARILGVHVVPAGAAAIARRARGTARVCNRLLRRVRDFAEVEADGVVTQAVANQALEDMGVDPHGLDSMDRRILTTIIESYAGGPVGLQSLAATVAEEVTTLESHYEPYLLQAGFLARTSRGRVATPKAYEHLGFTKGDSGTQQGSLL
- a CDS encoding lysophospholipid acyltransferase family protein: MRPEVEWEARDTPRPAMWAYLSGRAFGRFVLFPLLFDMHVRGLEHVPSDGPLILASNHVSNFDPILVGTYVPRTTTFVAKQELYRVAPLALLWHWWGAVLVRRDGLDMRPLRMLLRILAEGGTVGMFPEGTRSRGKGLQRPLPGVAYLAVKSGVPILPVAVWGADSLNLKRRMVRGRPRVDIRVGPVMVPEVPAGRITREVLDQVGEDVMHSIAALLPERLRGVYAATSEGSVDG
- the ruvC gene encoding crossover junction endodeoxyribonuclease RuvC; amino-acid sequence: MPDRVTLGIDPGTARCGFGIVAGPHQARALDSGCITTRAKDPLGTRLATIRDALAELVERYPVTDIALERLGYARRLTTAAQVAYATGVVHLVAADRGLSVEEYAPKEIKLAVAGYGAAEKDAVQAMVVRLLRMAAPPTSDHAADALATAICHQHSIRARTLERTLGVR
- a CDS encoding glycerol-3-phosphate acyltransferase, with protein sequence MSVGEILGAIGLVLGAYVVGSLPTGVLVCRVGFGIDVFAQGSRRSGATNVMRAVGFGPAALVIVGDLLKGFLPGLAARLIFGGDSIVPVLAVTAAVAGHNWSVFLRLRGGRGVVTSVGGLAAMVPIVAAIALPAGLLAAAISRYVSVGSLTGSLTALLSAVIFYAVAGWITGYDLLLAAGLAFFMFTQHIDNMRRIVAGKERRLPAWAGLIGGRNGRNRGSSLS
- a CDS encoding NAD(P)H-hydrate dehydratase, translating into MTRPQAVVRTSGAAFDRVVDVAGMRRLESATAPEIDLMHRAGMALAVAVHRRVGPLRGRVIAALVGPGDNGGDALIMARTLARGGAAVVCWASRARSADPLVDAARAAGVRWRVWAGDARPLARDIRAAACVVDGLLGIGSTPPLRGQVAEMLRALPEVSGQPRLAIDIPTGVDADSGQADPIAFRVSGTLATGPVKLGTVLHPGIDCAGAVEALDIGLAPQIAASGAPQIIDAATVRELAPARPLDAHKGTFGRVLIVGGSTAYRGAPALAGLAAQGAGAGVVTVASVEASVGACAAVAPAATFRVLPANADGCIGATLDAIEALGEPTALLVGPGLGRSASSDALACDLAASARHGTPTVVDADGLNALADEPARLGSLGPSTILTPHPGEMRRLLDLAETPRGADMLQATRELAALSGAVVIGKGSPTFVAADNRPFVLARPNPALAAAGSGDVLAGAVAALAAQGLRPLDAARLGVWLHARAAELAADGRAAGVAVERIAQQLGPALADTLEQDGAP
- the ruvA gene encoding Holliday junction branch migration protein RuvA, translating into MIGYLEGLVIRTGDDSLVIKVHGTGLGLEVVVPARARRSPGQPVELHTHTHIASDGAILAGFGSAQELETYRHLLDVTGVGPRMAVRVLSSHPVDRIVQALDEEDPRPFQAVSGIGRKLANRIILELRGKLVPEPGIRLGPTGADEALDALVGLGYTRVEAQLALEQIAGEDLDVADRIAAALRILGMRVTP
- the cmk gene encoding (d)CMP kinase; amino-acid sequence: MSAPAARGPIVTIDGPAAVGKTTVGRMLAESLGYLCLDSGLFYRAVALATVRADGDPDSADDALAAARSLRLRFAVDPSGRFAARAFNGDCDITEALISPEVDRTVSLVSRIPAVRAAMLEPQREALREGDIVALGRDIGTVVCPEADLKVYLDASPDVRARRRWKERRDAGGRMDIADIHENLLARDRIDSQRSIAPLRAASDAVIISTDACAPAEVVEAIRASMTDRGLIHAA